DNA from Thermococcus argininiproducens:
TACATGGCTAAAAGATTAGCGGCTGTAGCGTTAATTGTCATTGATGTAGAGACCTTGTCTAGAGGAATTCCATCAAAGAGTATCTCCATATCCTTGAGAGAATCAATGGCCACACCGACTTTACCAACCTCACCTTCCGCCATGGGGTGATCGGAATCATAACCAATTTGTGTGGGTAAATCAAAAGCGACGCTTAGACCAGTCTGCCCTTGCTCTAAGAGGTATTTGTAACGTCTATTGCTTTCCTCAGCAGTTCCAAAACCAGCGTATTGTCTCATTGTCCATAGTCTTCCTCTATACATCGTAGCATAAACTCCTCTTGTGAATGGGTATTGGCCAGGGAAGTTGAGCTTTTCTAGATACTCCCACTTCTCAAGATCAGCGGGAGTGTACACCCGTTTGATCTCAAATCCATCTGCGGTCATGAATTTTTCCTTTCTTTCTGGTCTTTTTGCGATGAAAGGTTTTACAGTTTTTTCATTCCATTCTTCTTCGGCTTTTTTAATCTCCTCTATCTTCTTCTTATCGAAGGTCATTAACACCACCGTAGGGGTTATGTTTTAAGCATATAAAAATCTTTTAGTTTTTACTCTAGAAACGCTTACCAAAGCCAATAAGGAGAGTCAAACAGCTAAAAGCTCGTTTTCTATTGGATGTTTTATCCAGATATGTTAGGAACGTAAATAAAATGAGAAAGAGATTTATTCTTGCCATTTTGGATTGTCTTTGACAACAATTTCCCCGTTTTCCTCAATTACTATTTTAGAAAATCCTTTTTCGGCAATTGTTCCATAATCATGTCCAGCATCTGCTGGGTAGAGGGCTAAAAAGATAAATGGCTCATTTCCAGTGTTTATTGTTCTATGGGCCCAATATGGAGGAACATAGACTATTGTACCAGGCTCCATTGGGATCCATTTTGCATCACCTTCTGGGGTTTGTAAAAGCATCCCTCCCTTGCCCTTGAGAGCAAAATAAACTTCTGCTCGATCTATCTTTGAATGATAATGACCTTTTGTCATGAAAAACTCTTTTCCCACTTTTCCTGGATAAAGGACTGTTGTAGCGAAGTTTAAATCTCCTTCCTTTTCTTCCTGTTCTATAGCATATACCTCATAAACCACGGGGTCACTTTCTTCAATCATTTTTTTCTGTGCTTCTTCGTCGATAAAATATCCTTTCATGTCACTGAGCTTCCTAACACTTTTCTTTGCATTCTCAATAGTTCCTGTTTCAAAATCTAGTTTGACACCGAAAGGTATTTTGTACTCCATTTTCTTCACCTCTATATCTCAATTTGCCCTTTCTATTTTAACTTTTCTCTTTTTGTATCACTAAAGGTGAAAAATTAGAGAAGGGATTGAAGGAGAAAAGCAGTTCCTATTGCAACTGCCCAATAACCAGGATTCCACTTTAGAACCTTATAACCGTCTAGTGGTGGTATTGGGAGGAGATTAAAGAATGCCAGCAATAGATTGATATAAGCAGCGTAATAAAGAGAAACTCCAACAACTCCGGAAGGCTTCCCAAAACTCAATAAGGCTATGGCAATTATTCCTACCAGTATGTTTGTCACTGGTCCGGCGAGACTTATTTTTCCATATGCCTCTCTATCCTCCCATCCGACATATAAAGAATAAACTTGAACCGCACCAACAGCAACAAAAAGGAATCTAAGTCCCAATAATTTGCTAAGAATTCCTAGGAAGAGAGCAAGCATGATTCCAGTATCCCATCTTCTATAAATCGCGTAATATCCATACTTTCTGGCTACTTGTCTATGGGCGATTTCGTGAAAGATAAACGCAGTGAAAATACCCACTGCTACGTAGGGGATTATCTTTATGTTAAAACGGGAAAAAACAAGTGTAAGGACTATGAATGATATTACTAGGTCTTCTATTTCTTGTTTCTTGAACTCAAATGTCATCTTTCATCTACCTCTGATTTCAATTTTTTTACCGAGAACAAGCTCCGCTGCTTTGACAGCACTTCCTCCGCTACCTACGGCTATTCTAATTTGGTCTTTAGGGACATAAACAATTATCTTATCTTGTTCGTACTCGATCTCTAGGATCTCAACTTTGAGCATGCGTTTGAGTTCTTCTCTCATCTTTGACCCCAAGAAAATCTTGGAGACTCATAATATAAAGTTTAAGGAGAGGTTAATTTTGAAGATGTTGCAGTCCAATCTCGAAACTGGTTTCCTGAAAGCTCTATAACCTTGTCTGCAGTATTTTGTAGTGCATCGCTTATTTCGTCTTTTGGGGTGATAATAATTACTTCTTTCCCCATCTTTTTGGCTTCTATGACAAGAGGCATGAAGTGTGCATCTCTAACTCCTAATGCTAGAATGTTTATTTTTGGGTTGTAGATTATTTTCATAGTCTCAACGGCAACAGCTACATCAACTCTCCCATTAACAATGATCGGCTCCAAACCAGAGTCAAGGATAATCTCAACAAGTTTTGGAGCGATGTTATGGTTAAGAACGACTTTTCCTATCACGATTCTTCCAAGACTTCTCAAAATATTTGGAATATCCTCAATCCTGATGTTAAATCGTTTCGATAAGATATTGGGACCATTGACAACCAAACCAATTTGTAGAGGTTGGTTGTCTTTTTGGGACATGATATTTCCCTCTTAGAAATTTACAAAATGGGAAAAGGACAGAAAATACTCTAAGTATGAGATGTTATTTATCCCCTTTCAGATACTTGTAGGCTAGGAGGGAATACAAAGCAGACCCCTTCCAAAGTACACCCTCATCAACGTCAAATCTAGGATGATGATGAGGATAGATTATCCCTTTTTCTTCATTTCTAATTCCCAAGAAGATAAATGCACCAGGAACTTTTTGTAAGTAAAATGCAAAGTCCTCAGCCCCCATGGTCATTTCTGCTTTAGTAGTGGGTCCTAATTCTCGCGCAGTTTTCATAACAAACTTAGCAAGTTCTGGGGTGTTAATTGTTGGAGGATAAGGGATTCTAAATAACTCAAGACTTCCTTCACAGTCCCAAGCAGCTGAGTACTGCTGTACTATCTTCTCTATTTTTTCTATTACCTTAGCTCTAAGTTTAGAATCAAACGTTCGCAAGGTTCCTTTTATTTCTACACTGTCAGGAATTACATTATATCCATGACTGGCTTCTATCATGGGAGTTGTGATAACTATGGGAGATAAAGGATTAACACTTCTTGAGACAATCTTTTGAAGCGCATTGTATATATCTGTGGCTGGAGCTGTAGGGTCATTTGTTAGATGGGGTGATGCAGCATGTCCACCTTTTCCTTTTATTCGAATAATAAACCCGTCAGATGACGCCATTATAGGACCTTCTTTTGTGGCAATGGTTCCAGAGGGAAGATGACCCCATACATGGATACCAAATATTGCATTGACGTCATCTATATGTCCTTCTTCGACAATTCTTTTAGCCCCAGCGCCACCTTCTTCTCCTGGTTGGAATATTAATTTCACAGTCCCTTTGAGCTTTTCTTTAAGTTCAGCTAGTATTCTTGCTGCTCCGAGGAGCATTGCCGTATGTGCATCATGACCGCAAGCGTGCATTTTTCCTGGAATTCTGGACTTGTAAGGGACATCATTCTCCTCCTGAATCGGCAACGCATCCATATCAGCCCTCAAAGCAACAGTCTTGCCATCTGTTCCATCATTTAAAATTCCAATGATACCTGTTTCGGCGGTTCGGAGAACTTTATACCCAAGCTTTTTGAGTTCTTCTTCTACAATACTAGAAGTTCTAACTTCCTCAAATCTAGTCTCTGGATACATATGGAAATCTCTTCTTCTCTCAATGATATACGGTTCTAATTGTTTTGCAAGATCCATAACTCGGGATTCAATCTCCATATATCTCATCTCCTTTTGAATCATTCCAAAGATAAATAAAAATGAAAAGATCACAAGTTAATTGGTGCCCCAGGCCCTAGTGGGAGTCCTAGAAGATACCATATTATTGCTAGTATGATCCATGTGACTAGGAAGAGCATAGAGTACAAGAACGTTCTTGAAATTATTGTACCAATTCCCACATCTTTCTTGTAAATACTTGCATATCCAATGATAACTGGGAAGTAAGGAGACAATGGGGTAAATGAGTTAGTGCTTGAGTCACCAAGTCTGTAGAGCAGTTGTGCCCACTCTGGAGTGTATCCTAAGTAGTACATCATTGGCACGAGAACAGGGGCTAAAAACGCCCATTTAGTGGATCCACTTGTTATGAAGAGATTAATGAAAGTGGCTATTAGGATTATAGATATGAATAGACCAATACCAGTGAATCCTGCGGACTTGAGGAAATCCGCAAGCTTTATTGCAAGCACTGAGGCCATGTTTGTGTGTTTGAATGTATAAGTAAAGTTTGCTATGGGCAAGATTATGACCAAGTAAGATGCCATGGTTTTCATGGCATCTGCCATGTAATTTACCATGTCGGTAAGCCTTTTAACTGTACCAACGCTTTTTCCATAAACATATCCACCAATTACGAAGAACAGGAACAAGATTGGAACCATGCCCTTAAGGAACGTAGAAGGTACTATTGTATTTTGAGTAGGATCTCTTAGTGGCCCGTTGGGCATTATTGTTAGCAATAACATCAAAAGGAAATATCCACCTGCAGCCAAAAGGGCCTTCTTTAGAGCTCTTATTTCATAGTCTGTAATAGGTTTTAGGTACTCTTCTGGAACTTGAGCATGCTCGTATTCTTTTTCCCATCTAGCAAATCGGGGCATTGCATACTTTACAGTGAATATTGTGGCAACAGCAGTAATTATGAATGTTGAAGCTACCATAAAGTAATAGTTTGCAGTTGGATATACATTGTAATTGGAGTCTACAATTTTAGCTGCCGCGTCAGTTATTCCTGACAGTAGTACATCAGTTCCTGCTATGAATAAGTTTGCTGTAAAACCAGAGGACGCAGCAGCATATCCAAGTATAAGTCCAAATATTGGGTCTTTTCTTCTGGAATAGAACAATGCCGCTGTAAGTGGAGGAATTATGACTAAAGAAGCATCAGAGGCAAGGTTTCCACAGATTCCTAAAATGAATATAGCGGGAATCAAATATTTGTCAGGAACTTTTGTCAGAGTTCTCATAAGTGCGGGAATAAAACCTGCCCTTTCAGCAAATCCTGCTGCCATCATCATAACTAATACTAATCCAAGGGGTGGAAACTGTGCAAAGTTTTTGACTATGTTAGTTAAAATCCAATATAATCCTTCCTTATTGAGTAGACTTATTATTGTAACTTCTTCACCTTTCGCTGGATCTATCGCCGATATTCCTGCCAAAACACCTGAAAGCAGGATAACCAAGACCCAGAGGCCCAAGAAAATCCAAAACATATGGGGAAGTTTGTTGCCTACTTTTTCTATCCAGTTTATAAATCGCATTAATGCTCCGCTTTTTTCCTTAGGCATATTTTACCACCTAATGAATTTGTCACAGACAAATAGAAGAATAAATATTTATGTATTGTTGTTTAAGATTTAACATTACAATGTGCCATAATCTTGCAGTTTCTTATAGGTCAACCCGATAAATTCGATTTGCTGAAGGATTACTTTTGCCCAACGTAAAAATAAGATGAAGATTTAGAACTTCAATTTAAATGATTTGTACCATGCTTTTGGGCTTCCTATTGCAGGATAAACACTGTATCTATCCACTACTTTGTGATTCCTAAGAAATTTATCCACATGGTATCTAAGTCGTTCTAGATTAGTTTCAAAAAATCTTAACAGAAGGTCATAATCTCCTCCAAGATACATGGTTACTTCGTATATTCTGGGATTTTTCATTGCTTCATGAATAAATTCGTTGATCTCTTCAATTCGGATTTGCTGGTTTAATTTAACCAAGACATCAGCATATGCAGCATCAGCTGCTTTCAAAAGCAGGAGACCGATTATTTGTAATATCCCCTCTTCTTGGAGTCGTAATCGTCTCCGCCTAACTGTAGTTATAGAAATGCCAAGCTTTTCTGCAATTTTGGTATCACTTATTCGCCCATCCTCTCTTAATGCTTGGTATATTTTTATATCCAAATCGTCTAATTTTCCTTTAAAAACTGTTTTTAGAACTAAGATTTCGTCATGATCTAGATCCATAACTAGAACCTCCTCGATTAATTTCATTGCAATTGTTATAGTATATAAAAGAGTATTTAAAGTTCATGGAGACGAATTTTGACATATTCTATCCTAGATATCCCTTATATATCAACTCTTATAATCATGAAAAATGCTAAAAGTGAGAAAAAAGAACTAATCGAAATCCCATATTGTTCTCCCTTTGTAGAACATCATTACATAGCCACAGCTTTCACAGATTACAATATTTACTCTATGAGCTGTGAAACCCCATTTACTGTCCAATTTCCCCTCTTCGACTTTAAAGCTTGTTCCGCCGCAAAGGGGACATTTTAGATGTTGTCTCTCCATAGGATCACCAGTGTAGATTTGTCTTTTTGTTTAATAAATCTTTTTGCTCTTTATATGAATTTAGGATTCTCTCTATTCCTTTTTTGTGTCCTAGACCCACTATAGCAATTACTTTAGGCTTTTTGATACCAGCCTTTTTAAGTTCATCTACAATAAATTTGAGGTGTCTTGCCATTATATTATTCCTTTCCTCTACTAAAACTTTAAACAAATAGGGATATCTTATTTTAAAACGATACATCATTATTTTGTAGCTTTCCATAATGTTTTCTGACTCTCCCTCAACGGGGACTATTGGAAAGAACACTAAAGCACTTTCAATTAGAAGAAGGAGTTTCTCCCTAAACGGAGCTTTCAAAAGCTTCTCCATGATTATTTGTATATCCTCGTCGATTAGATAAAGGGGAATTCTTAGAAAACCTGCCATTTGAATAGCTTCTTCCATTTCTCCCCCTGGCTTCATTCCAAACTCTTCTCCAATTTTCTCTTCAACTTTCATTAGAATGTAAGCCAAAAGTGCTTTTCTCCCAAGTTTCAAGGCTTCTTGAAGTGTGAGTTTTTTAGAAGATCTAAGGGCATAGAATCGTTGTTTGTCGAGTTCAATAGCTATAGCATCAGGGTTTTCCTTTAGGATCAACCGTCTGACTTCTTCCCTACTCCTTGGAGACACGTGCATAGTTCCGAGGATCTTAACGTATCGAAGATAGCTCATACCCCTCACCAACTTTAATGACATCAAAGTCCCTTGGAATTATAAATTTGTAGTTGCATACTTCACGTGCTCTCGTACAGTACTCTTCATAAGTGTATCTAGGTGCTCTATGAAAGAGGGCTAAAAGTTTAACTTTGGCTTTTTTTGCTATTTCACAAGCTTCGGAAACTGTTGAGTGATAACTCTCGTTTCTGTCTGCTTTATCTATATATGTGGCTTCGTGTATCAGTAGGTCAGCGTTTTCTGAAAAAAGTTTCACTCTCTCACATGGTTCGGTGTCCCCAGTATATACTACTTTTACTCCTTTTTTGGGCTTTCCAGTCACGTCTTCAAGGTGTATTATTCTGCCATCAATTTCCACTTTTCCTTCTTTTTCAAGCTTTTTCATCCAAGAACCTGGGATTAATCCTAGCTTTCTAATCTTTTCAATATCAAAACTTCCCCTCTTATCCTTTTCTTTAAATACATATCCCAAAGCAGGGACGCCATGCTTAACTTTAAAACTCCATATTTCATATTCTCCGAACTTTAATCTAGCTTCTCCAAGTTCATGAACGTGAATTTCAAATCCAGCTCTGAAAAATCCACTTTTTAAATAATTTTGTACGAATTCAAAAGTATATTTTGGGCCATAGATATGAAGCGGCCTTTCCCTATTCCATAGGCTCATGGTTTGGATAAAGCTCATCAGGCCAAGATAGTGGTCGCCATGAAAATGAGTTATGAAAATCTTGTCAATCTTCATTGGGCTCAGCTTGGCGATATTGAACTGTCGTAATGTGCCTTCTCCAATATCCCATAGTATTATCTCGCTCTTATACTTTAGAGCTATAGCAGGAACATTTCTCTCTTTATTTGGCATTATGCCTCCAGTCCCAAGGAAAATTACTTCAAGCATGTTCCTAATAAAGAAGAGAGAGATAAAAAAGTTTTTGATAAGTTGGGAGTTTTACATTTTTCTCCTGAAAGCCTCGCCCTTCAAGACGGGAAGGAGGTCAGCGTTTGGCAGATGAGGGGATTAGCTTCTCTTGGTGCTTAACAATATTCCTCATATCCTTCAAGTTCGGGGTTTAATGCTTTATTAATAGTGAACTTGATCTTTTTTGTCCCTTTCTGGAATTTCATTATGGTTGTGGCAAGTTCTTCAAGCAAGGGAAGGGGGTCAGGAGAGATGTTTGTTAGAACATCTCTGTTTACAAAGTATATTGATATTCTTCGTGTGTCTCCTAAGAATCTCTCAAGAATACTTACAAAGGACACAACTTCATTTTTGAATAGCATGTATCTTTCTAGTCCAAAGAATAGGACGACGGTAAAGTTTTTATTCACAAACTCCTCATAAACTTCTTTATACTCTGCTAATAATGCTAATAATTCTCTATCTACAGGAATGAACTTTATTACCTCTCCTACTGTAGGCTCATGTCGCCCGATCTCTATGATTTTTGCCCAGTTCAATACTTCCATGTCCAATCCTTCCATTTTCATGCGATAGGTATGGAGCTCTACTAGATTGTACATATCTGTGATTAAGACCTGATATTCTTTGCTTTTGGCCCATTTGATAATTTCATGGAGAATTCTGGTGGGGTTCATATTTGAAGAGTACTCGACCAGTACAATCTCACCAGGCTTTATTTTGTCGAGTATCTCCCACATAGATACTTCACCTTTGAAATTCTTAAAGAACTTTTGAATATTTAACTTTTTTCATATGAAATAATCATGTTCTGCCAAAGGTTAAAATACTCTATTTACTAAAATTAATTGGTGAAGCTGGATGGAGGAAGTACTTAAAGCAATTCAGGAAAAAGAATGTGAAAAAGTAGCAACGTTGCTCTATTACAAAGCAGATGAGTTAACTGAAGACGAACTAAAGATTGTTCTAGAAAAAACTGAGAAACTTGCATTAGAGTGTAAGGATTACGAACTCTATAAACTGGTTGTCTACTATTCTCTCGAGTTT
Protein-coding regions in this window:
- a CDS encoding AbgT family transporter, with the translated sequence MPKEKSGALMRFINWIEKVGNKLPHMFWIFLGLWVLVILLSGVLAGISAIDPAKGEEVTIISLLNKEGLYWILTNIVKNFAQFPPLGLVLVMMMAAGFAERAGFIPALMRTLTKVPDKYLIPAIFILGICGNLASDASLVIIPPLTAALFYSRRKDPIFGLILGYAAASSGFTANLFIAGTDVLLSGITDAAAKIVDSNYNVYPTANYYFMVASTFIITAVATIFTVKYAMPRFARWEKEYEHAQVPEEYLKPITDYEIRALKKALLAAGGYFLLMLLLTIMPNGPLRDPTQNTIVPSTFLKGMVPILFLFFVIGGYVYGKSVGTVKRLTDMVNYMADAMKTMASYLVIILPIANFTYTFKHTNMASVLAIKLADFLKSAGFTGIGLFISIILIATFINLFITSGSTKWAFLAPVLVPMMYYLGYTPEWAQLLYRLGDSSTNSFTPLSPYFPVIIGYASIYKKDVGIGTIISRTFLYSMLFLVTWIILAIIWYLLGLPLGPGAPINL
- the cpsA gene encoding carboxypeptidase CpsA, whose translation is MEIESRVMDLAKQLEPYIIERRRDFHMYPETRFEEVRTSSIVEEELKKLGYKVLRTAETGIIGILNDGTDGKTVALRADMDALPIQEENDVPYKSRIPGKMHACGHDAHTAMLLGAARILAELKEKLKGTVKLIFQPGEEGGAGAKRIVEEGHIDDVNAIFGIHVWGHLPSGTIATKEGPIMASSDGFIIRIKGKGGHAASPHLTNDPTAPATDIYNALQKIVSRSVNPLSPIVITTPMIEASHGYNVIPDSVEIKGTLRTFDSKLRAKVIEKIEKIVQQYSAAWDCEGSLELFRIPYPPTINTPELAKFVMKTARELGPTTKAEMTMGAEDFAFYLQKVPGAFIFLGIRNEEKGIIYPHHHPRFDVDEGVLWKGSALYSLLAYKYLKGDK
- a CDS encoding Lrp/AsnC family transcriptional regulator, encoding MKLIEEVLVMDLDHDEILVLKTVFKGKLDDLDIKIYQALREDGRISDTKIAEKLGISITTVRRRRLRLQEEGILQIIGLLLLKAADAAYADVLVKLNQQIRIEEINEFIHEAMKNPRIYEVTMYLGGDYDLLLRFFETNLERLRYHVDKFLRNHKVVDRYSVYPAIGSPKAWYKSFKLKF
- a CDS encoding NYN domain-containing protein; this translates as MSQKDNQPLQIGLVVNGPNILSKRFNIRIEDIPNILRSLGRIVIGKVVLNHNIAPKLVEIILDSGLEPIIVNGRVDVAVAVETMKIIYNPKINILALGVRDAHFMPLVIEAKKMGKEVIIITPKDEISDALQNTADKVIELSGNQFRDWTATSSKLTSP
- a CDS encoding ribonuclease Z; this translates as MLEVIFLGTGGIMPNKERNVPAIALKYKSEIILWDIGEGTLRQFNIAKLSPMKIDKIFITHFHGDHYLGLMSFIQTMSLWNRERPLHIYGPKYTFEFVQNYLKSGFFRAGFEIHVHELGEARLKFGEYEIWSFKVKHGVPALGYVFKEKDKRGSFDIEKIRKLGLIPGSWMKKLEKEGKVEIDGRIIHLEDVTGKPKKGVKVVYTGDTEPCERVKLFSENADLLIHEATYIDKADRNESYHSTVSEACEIAKKAKVKLLALFHRAPRYTYEEYCTRAREVCNYKFIIPRDFDVIKVGEGYELSSIR
- the pgiA gene encoding glucose-6-phosphate isomerase, with translation MEYKIPFGVKLDFETGTIENAKKSVRKLSDMKGYFIDEEAQKKMIEESDPVVYEVYAIEQEEKEGDLNFATTVLYPGKVGKEFFMTKGHYHSKIDRAEVYFALKGKGGMLLQTPEGDAKWIPMEPGTIVYVPPYWAHRTINTGNEPFIFLALYPADAGHDYGTIAEKGFSKIVIEENGEIVVKDNPKWQE
- a CDS encoding KH domain-containing protein, translated to MREELKRMLKVEILEIEYEQDKIIVYVPKDQIRIAVGSGGSAVKAAELVLGKKIEIRGR
- a CDS encoding site-2 protease family protein — its product is MTFEFKKQEIEDLVISFIVLTLVFSRFNIKIIPYVAVGIFTAFIFHEIAHRQVARKYGYYAIYRRWDTGIMLALFLGILSKLLGLRFLFVAVGAVQVYSLYVGWEDREAYGKISLAGPVTNILVGIIAIALLSFGKPSGVVGVSLYYAAYINLLLAFFNLLPIPPLDGYKVLKWNPGYWAVAIGTAFLLQSLL
- a CDS encoding TraB domain-containing protein; protein product: MSYLRYVKILGTMHVSPRSREEVRRLILKENPDAIAIELDKQRFYALRSSKKLTLQEALKLGRKALLAYILMKVEEKIGEEFGMKPGGEMEEAIQMAGFLRIPLYLIDEDIQIIMEKLLKAPFREKLLLLIESALVFFPIVPVEGESENIMESYKIMMYRFKIRYPYLFKVLVEERNNIMARHLKFIVDELKKAGIKKPKVIAIVGLGHKKGIERILNSYKEQKDLLNKKTNLHW
- a CDS encoding DUF257 family protein, which gives rise to MWEILDKIKPGEIVLVEYSSNMNPTRILHEIIKWAKSKEYQVLITDMYNLVELHTYRMKMEGLDMEVLNWAKIIEIGRHEPTVGEVIKFIPVDRELLALLAEYKEVYEEFVNKNFTVVLFFGLERYMLFKNEVVSFVSILERFLGDTRRISIYFVNRDVLTNISPDPLPLLEELATTIMKFQKGTKKIKFTINKALNPELEGYEEYC